A genomic stretch from Prionailurus bengalensis isolate Pbe53 chromosome E2, Fcat_Pben_1.1_paternal_pri, whole genome shotgun sequence includes:
- the APRT gene encoding adenine phosphoribosyltransferase: MADSDLQLVARRIRSFPDFPVPGVLFRDISPVLKDPDSFRASIRLLTNHLKETHGGKIDYIVGLDSRGFLFGPSLAQELGLGCVLIRKRGKLPGPTVSASYTLEYGKAELEIQRDALEPGQKVVVVDDLLATGGTMHAACELLGQLRAEVLECVSLVELTSLKGREKLGAVPVFSLLQYD; encoded by the exons ATGGCGGACTCCGACCTGCAGCTGGTGGCGCGGCGCATCCGTAGCTTCCCGGACTTCCCCGTGCCCGGCGTGCTGTTCAG GGATATCTCGCCCGTCCTGAAGGACCCCGACTCCTTCCGCGCGTCCATCCGCCTCCTGACGAATCACCTGAAAGAGACCCACGGCGGCAAGATCGACTACATCGTGG GCCTAGACTCCCGAGGCTTTCTGTtcggcccctccctggcccaggaGCTTGGCTTGGGCTGCGTGCTCATCCGAAAGCGAGGGAAGCTGCCCGGCCCCACGGTGTCTGCCTCATACACGTTGGAATATGGGAAG GCTGAGTTGGAAATCCAGAGAGACGCCTTGGAGCCAGGGCAGAAGGTGGTTGTCGTGGACGATCTGCTGGCCACTGGGG GAACCATGCACGCGGCCTGTGAACTGCTGGGCCAGCTGCGGGCGGAGGTGCTGGAGTGCGTGAGCCTGGTGGAGCTGACCTCGCTGAAGGGCAGGGAGAAGCTGGGGGCCGTGCCGGTCTTCTCTCTTCTGCAGTACGACTGA